Proteins encoded by one window of Haliotis asinina isolate JCU_RB_2024 chromosome 6, JCU_Hal_asi_v2, whole genome shotgun sequence:
- the LOC137287240 gene encoding ensconsin-like isoform X7, which yields MTMETEQIVDPDKSWRRSTKSLFKSIKHAFGVSSKKKQLLNAALDSSSTSDDLSQEQKENVSAVDDGSFLSYEPDAQSPTQISTDMGDMKTVDSPPSETHDLGPGGDMRPISSPLSETQGMGPVNDMSDKKTVGSPSSETQVMGPAGDFKRSPRPGTDTQSVDTRLSGVSGSSKADSNNSSRPTSAASSRSPLHKEKDAAKRSKEREREERVRQARERMAEERRKKFEELKEQQRLAQENRERQLEMRRRKIAELRQREEERRAGVEERRKRKEATERQRREEIICRAQERVARYEQWKLGGRKGGSGHVFGFGSRTPREICQPSERPKRSSSHSALIRRSPNGSDSDYARPQRRALSACSTVRRHCCIDINHITALYKKRSRKGPCPGENPPSKHLSVSMSVLYHKRNPDFASSGMLNNRPDSLLALNAIPEGRRSILASSNPPPQRPKSTVGLNSVRLREQKPRKPRPASIASSMPSFMRVEIPNQASPRSKSTDRLSRDKPNRTPRKSLGSQIMERKKEEEKKENGTDIEKKQTLKLNRRSIDRLSQPKQIREKPEAEAKAEGTPAPKLPSKPILKDKSKEAPVGAPQVVIEDDKAAMSRSAHETMSRSVMDISSKPTPDIMSKSVDMSSMSKSTQDISVEEYKAKLAEKRRQAREKAEREAEIERQRLEEERLAEEARLKAEEEEQRRQEEESLRLAEDARRAEEERLRKAIEAEETRKREEAERLEQERMAKEEAEQRAKEESERQEKERQERMKKEEEERQERKKRLEMIMKRVKTDGSESPKTQSPAKSATSSPSKSGESSTESSAEDGTEETMTTTVTTTGSVTNIVTTISSEDSRPDSGPSSPRGSSPLPSTPNEKAERQDGGETPKFRSPLLQQLVDSKSSSSSSDRPKFKSPLLQNLLGKNKLAARNSDEKTEEKKTDSSLVVNGKQGSDTVINTKCDTDTSSVKEQLRYDDASDEDKDVDTSEKSDGRKPSVDHIEDFPLDVAVKDSTVSAIVSDLQENKAGVPSATDSGILMDLGTSSSSLAPGPVNGLSHNGDAKDLVDSSISMKSVESVTAPMNDGMTESGLVTSQNDFEEIIDLSVTNSNKNIQLNCGQESRGDNSEDLLNFNNLDGASEDNTNRTPLIAFEENSAARQDVKDLLS from the exons aattgcTAAATGCCGCCTTGGATTCCTCTTCAACAAGTGACGACCTGTCACAAGAACAGAAAGAAAATGTGTCAGCAGTTGACGATGGATCTTTCCTGAGCTATGAACCAGATGCTCAGAGTCCAACACAAATCAGCACAGACATGGGTGACATGAAAACAGTCGACTCACCCCCAAGTGAAACGCATGACTTGGGGCCAGGTGGTGACATGAGACCCATAAGCTCACCCTTAAGTGAAACACAAGGCATGGGACCTGTCAATGACATGAGTGACAAGAAAACAGTAGGCTCACCTTCGAGTGAAACACAAGTCATGGGGCCCGCTGGAGACTTCAAACGTAGTCCCCGGCCCGGGACAGACACCCAGTCAGTGGACACACGGCTATCTGGGGTGTCGGGAAGTAGTAAGGCTGACTCCAACAACTCCAGTAGACCAACGTCTGCTGCCAGCTCAAGAAGCCCACTACATAAGGAAAAAG ATGCAGCCAAGAGATcgaaagaaagagaaagagaagaACGAGTACGTCAGGCCCGAGAAAGGATGGCAGAAGAGAGAAGGAAGAAATTTGAAGAGCTTAAGGAACAACAACGTCTTGCCCAAGAAAACAGGGAGAGACAGCTTGAGATGAGAAGGCGCAAAATTGCTGAGCTTCGTCAGCGTGAAGAAGAACGCAGAGCTGGTGTTGAGGAGAGGAGAAAGAGAAAAGAAGCAACTGAAAGA CAACGTCGGGAGGAAATCATCTGCAGGGCGCAGGAGCGAGTGGCCCGGTATGAGCAGTGGAAACTCGGGGGACGGAAAGGTGGGAGTGGTCACGTTTTCGGCTTTGGTAGCCGCACACCTCGTGAGATTTGCCAGCCTTCTGAGCGACCAAAGCGGTCATCTTCTCATAGTGCGCTTATACGCCGCTCTCCTAATGGTTCCGACTCGGACTATGCTCGACCGCAGCGTCGTGCTCTGTCTGCGTGTAGCACTGTTCGACGGCACTGTTGTATTGACATTAACCATATTACTG CTCTTTACAAGAAAAGATCCCGCAAAG GACCTTGCCCTGGTGAGAATCCCCCTTCCAAGCATTTGTCGGTCTCCATGAGTGTGCTTTATCACAAACGAAACCCAGACTTTGCTTCCTCGGGTATGCTTAACAACAGACCAGATTCTTTGTTGG CTCTCAACGCCATCCCAGAGGGTCGTCGATCTATTCTAGCATCCAGCAATCCTCCACCTCAACGTCCAAAGAGCACAGTGGGCCTTAACTCAGTTCGCCTAAGAGAACAGAAACCTCGTAAGCCGCGTCCGGCCAGTATCGCTAGCAGTATGCCCAGCTTTATGCGAGTGGAGATACCCAACCAGGCATCCCCACGGAGCAAGAGCACTGACAGGCTCTCGAGAG ACAAACCTAATAGAACTCCTCGGAAGTCTTTAGGCAGTCAAATCATGGAGAGAAAGAAGGAGGAAGAGAAGAAGGAGAATGGGACAGACATAGAGAAGAAACAAACCCTGAAGTTGAATCGACGGTCAATTGACAGGCTGTCTCAGCCAAAACAGATCCGAGAGAAACCAGAAGCCGAGGCCAAGGCTGAAGGAACACCTGCTCCTAAG CTGCCTTCGAAACCAATACTGAAGGATAAGTCTAAGGAGGCACCTGTTGGAGCCCCACAGGTTGTGATAGAGGATGACAAGGCTGCAATGTCTCGATCAGCCCACGAGACCATGTCCCGGTCAGTGATGGACATCTCGTCCAAGCCCACGCCAGACATCATGTCTAAGTCAGTTGACATGTCCAGTATGTCCAAGTCCACCCAGGACATCTCTGTAGAGGAGTACAAGGCCAAGCTTGCTGAGAAACGACGTCAGGCAAGAGAGAAAGCTGAAAGAGAAGCTGAGATTGAGAGACAGAGGCTTGAAGAAGAAAG GCTTGCAGAGGAAGCACGTCTGAAGGCAGAGGAAGAAGAGCAGCGCCGCCAGGAGGAAGAGTCTTTGCGTCTAGCTGAGGATGCCCGCAGGGCCGAGGAAGAGAGGCTCAGGAAGGCCATCGAAGCTGAAGAAACTCGCAAGAGGGAGGAAGCTGAGAGACTGGAACAGGAGAGAATGGCT AAAGAAGAGGCCGAGCAGCGAGCCAAGGAAGAGTCTGAGAGACAGGAGAAGGAGAGACAAGAGAGGATGAAGAAAGAGGAGGAAGAACGCCAGGAGAGGAAGAAG CGTCTGGAGATGATCATGAAGAGAGTGAAGACTGATGGAAGTGAATCACCCAAG ACTCAATCTCCTGCCAAGTCTGCTACCAGCTCTCCCAGCAAGAGCGGTGAGTCCTCAACTGAGAGTTCAGCCGAAGATGGCACTGAGGAAACCATGACAACAACTGTCACGACAACTGGTAGTGTGACCAACATCGTCACCACCATTTCATCTGAAGACAGCCGACCTGACTCTGGTCCAAGTTCCCCCCGAGGGTCATCTCCCCTACCTTCCACTCCCAATGAAAAAGCCGAGCGGCAAGATGGAGGGGAGACACCTAAGTTCCGCTCTCCCTTGCTCCAGCAGCTGGTGGATAGCAAATCATCCAGTAGTTCCTCTGACAGACCTAAGTTCAAGTCGCCATTACTTCAGAACCTCCTTGGCAAGAACAAGCTAGCTGCTAGAAACAGTGATGAGAAAACTGAAGAGAAGAAGACTGACAGTTCTCTGGTGGTAAATGGGAAGCAAGGGTCTGATACTGTGATCAATACTAAGTGTGATACTGACACTAGCTCAGTGAAGGAGCAGTTGAGATATGATGATGCTAGTGATGAGGACAAAGATGTCGACACGTCCGAGAAAAGCGATGGACGCAAACCATCGGTGGATCACATTGAGGACTTTCCTCTGGATGTAGCTGTGAAAGACTCGACTGTGAGTGCTATTGTCAGTGACTTGCAGGAGAATAAAGCTGGGGTTCCATCAGCCACTGACTCTGGGATCCTCATGGACTTAGGTACCAGCAGTTCCAGCCTAGCACCTGGACCAGTCAACGGTCTCTCTCATAATGGTGATGCCAAGGATCTGGTGGATTCAAG CATTAGTATGAAATCAGTGGAGAGTGTGACAGCCCCCATGAATGATGGCATGACAGAGAGTGGACTCGTCACCTCACAGAACGACTTTGAGGAAATCATCGACCTGTCTGTAACCAACAGCAACAAGAACATCCAGCTGAACTGCGGGCAGGAGtccaggggagacaactctgaagATCTTCTCAACTTCAACAACCTTGATGGTGCCAGTGAGGACAACACCAACAGAACACCTTTAATTGCTTTTGAAGAAAACTCAGCAGCAAGACAAGATGTCAAAG ATCTCCTCTCATGA
- the LOC137287240 gene encoding ensconsin-like isoform X3, which yields MTMETEQIVDPDKSWRRSTKSLFKSIKHAFGVSSKKKQLLNAALDSSSTSDDLSQEQKENVSAVDDGSFLSYEPDAQSPTQISTDMGDMKTVDSPPSETHDLGPGGDMRPISSPLSETQGMGPVNDMSDKKTVGSPSSETQVMGPAGDFKRSPRPGTDTQSVDTRLSGVSGSSKADSNNSSRPTSAASSRSPLHKEKDAAKRSKEREREERVRQARERMAEERRKKFEELKEQQRLAQENRERQLEMRRRKIAELRQREEERRAGVEERRKRKEATERQRREEIICRAQERVARYEQWKLGGRKGGSGHVFGFGSRTPREICQPSERPKRSSSHSALIRRSPNGSDSDYARPQRRALSACSTVRRHCCIDINHITGPCPGENPPSKHLSVSMSVLYHKRNPDFASSGMLNNRPDSLLALNAIPEGRRSILASSNPPPQRPKSTVGLNSVRLREQKPRKPRPASIASSMPSFMRVEIPNQASPRSKSTDRLSRADKPNRTPRKSLGSQIMERKKEEEKKENGTDIEKKQTLKLNRRSIDRLSQPKQIREKPEAEAKAEGTPAPKKSPRTRLSPRKSLSTTNLATGARKLPSKPILKDKSKEAPVGAPQVVIEDDKAAMSRSAHETMSRSVMDISSKPTPDIMSKSVDMSSMSKSTQDISVEEYKAKLAEKRRQAREKAEREAEIERQRLEEERLAEEARLKAEEEEQRRQEEESLRLAEDARRAEEERLRKAIEAEETRKREEAERLEQERMAKEEAEQRAKEESERQEKERQERMKKEEEERQERKKRLEMIMKRVKTDGSESPKTQSPAKSATSSPSKSGESSTESSAEDGTEETMTTTVTTTGSVTNIVTTISSEDSRPDSGPSSPRGSSPLPSTPNEKAERQDGGETPKFRSPLLQQLVDSKSSSSSSDRPKFKSPLLQNLLGKNKLAARNSDEKTEEKKTDSSLVVNGKQGSDTVINTKCDTDTSSVKEQLRYDDASDEDKDVDTSEKSDGRKPSVDHIEDFPLDVAVKDSTVSAIVSDLQENKAGVPSATDSGILMDLGTSSSSLAPGPVNGLSHNGDAKDLVDSSISMKSVESVTAPMNDGMTESGLVTSQNDFEEIIDLSVTNSNKNIQLNCGQESRGDNSEDLLNFNNLDGASEDNTNRTPLIAFEENSAARQDVKDLLS from the exons aattgcTAAATGCCGCCTTGGATTCCTCTTCAACAAGTGACGACCTGTCACAAGAACAGAAAGAAAATGTGTCAGCAGTTGACGATGGATCTTTCCTGAGCTATGAACCAGATGCTCAGAGTCCAACACAAATCAGCACAGACATGGGTGACATGAAAACAGTCGACTCACCCCCAAGTGAAACGCATGACTTGGGGCCAGGTGGTGACATGAGACCCATAAGCTCACCCTTAAGTGAAACACAAGGCATGGGACCTGTCAATGACATGAGTGACAAGAAAACAGTAGGCTCACCTTCGAGTGAAACACAAGTCATGGGGCCCGCTGGAGACTTCAAACGTAGTCCCCGGCCCGGGACAGACACCCAGTCAGTGGACACACGGCTATCTGGGGTGTCGGGAAGTAGTAAGGCTGACTCCAACAACTCCAGTAGACCAACGTCTGCTGCCAGCTCAAGAAGCCCACTACATAAGGAAAAAG ATGCAGCCAAGAGATcgaaagaaagagaaagagaagaACGAGTACGTCAGGCCCGAGAAAGGATGGCAGAAGAGAGAAGGAAGAAATTTGAAGAGCTTAAGGAACAACAACGTCTTGCCCAAGAAAACAGGGAGAGACAGCTTGAGATGAGAAGGCGCAAAATTGCTGAGCTTCGTCAGCGTGAAGAAGAACGCAGAGCTGGTGTTGAGGAGAGGAGAAAGAGAAAAGAAGCAACTGAAAGA CAACGTCGGGAGGAAATCATCTGCAGGGCGCAGGAGCGAGTGGCCCGGTATGAGCAGTGGAAACTCGGGGGACGGAAAGGTGGGAGTGGTCACGTTTTCGGCTTTGGTAGCCGCACACCTCGTGAGATTTGCCAGCCTTCTGAGCGACCAAAGCGGTCATCTTCTCATAGTGCGCTTATACGCCGCTCTCCTAATGGTTCCGACTCGGACTATGCTCGACCGCAGCGTCGTGCTCTGTCTGCGTGTAGCACTGTTCGACGGCACTGTTGTATTGACATTAACCATATTACTG GACCTTGCCCTGGTGAGAATCCCCCTTCCAAGCATTTGTCGGTCTCCATGAGTGTGCTTTATCACAAACGAAACCCAGACTTTGCTTCCTCGGGTATGCTTAACAACAGACCAGATTCTTTGTTGG CTCTCAACGCCATCCCAGAGGGTCGTCGATCTATTCTAGCATCCAGCAATCCTCCACCTCAACGTCCAAAGAGCACAGTGGGCCTTAACTCAGTTCGCCTAAGAGAACAGAAACCTCGTAAGCCGCGTCCGGCCAGTATCGCTAGCAGTATGCCCAGCTTTATGCGAGTGGAGATACCCAACCAGGCATCCCCACGGAGCAAGAGCACTGACAGGCTCTCGAGAG CAGACAAACCTAATAGAACTCCTCGGAAGTCTTTAGGCAGTCAAATCATGGAGAGAAAGAAGGAGGAAGAGAAGAAGGAGAATGGGACAGACATAGAGAAGAAACAAACCCTGAAGTTGAATCGACGGTCAATTGACAGGCTGTCTCAGCCAAAACAGATCCGAGAGAAACCAGAAGCCGAGGCCAAGGCTGAAGGAACACCTGCTCCTAAG AAGTCGCCTAGAACACGATTGTCGCCTAGAAAATCTTTGTCCACCACAAATCTTGCCACTGGTGCAAGAAAG CTGCCTTCGAAACCAATACTGAAGGATAAGTCTAAGGAGGCACCTGTTGGAGCCCCACAGGTTGTGATAGAGGATGACAAGGCTGCAATGTCTCGATCAGCCCACGAGACCATGTCCCGGTCAGTGATGGACATCTCGTCCAAGCCCACGCCAGACATCATGTCTAAGTCAGTTGACATGTCCAGTATGTCCAAGTCCACCCAGGACATCTCTGTAGAGGAGTACAAGGCCAAGCTTGCTGAGAAACGACGTCAGGCAAGAGAGAAAGCTGAAAGAGAAGCTGAGATTGAGAGACAGAGGCTTGAAGAAGAAAG GCTTGCAGAGGAAGCACGTCTGAAGGCAGAGGAAGAAGAGCAGCGCCGCCAGGAGGAAGAGTCTTTGCGTCTAGCTGAGGATGCCCGCAGGGCCGAGGAAGAGAGGCTCAGGAAGGCCATCGAAGCTGAAGAAACTCGCAAGAGGGAGGAAGCTGAGAGACTGGAACAGGAGAGAATGGCT AAAGAAGAGGCCGAGCAGCGAGCCAAGGAAGAGTCTGAGAGACAGGAGAAGGAGAGACAAGAGAGGATGAAGAAAGAGGAGGAAGAACGCCAGGAGAGGAAGAAG CGTCTGGAGATGATCATGAAGAGAGTGAAGACTGATGGAAGTGAATCACCCAAG ACTCAATCTCCTGCCAAGTCTGCTACCAGCTCTCCCAGCAAGAGCGGTGAGTCCTCAACTGAGAGTTCAGCCGAAGATGGCACTGAGGAAACCATGACAACAACTGTCACGACAACTGGTAGTGTGACCAACATCGTCACCACCATTTCATCTGAAGACAGCCGACCTGACTCTGGTCCAAGTTCCCCCCGAGGGTCATCTCCCCTACCTTCCACTCCCAATGAAAAAGCCGAGCGGCAAGATGGAGGGGAGACACCTAAGTTCCGCTCTCCCTTGCTCCAGCAGCTGGTGGATAGCAAATCATCCAGTAGTTCCTCTGACAGACCTAAGTTCAAGTCGCCATTACTTCAGAACCTCCTTGGCAAGAACAAGCTAGCTGCTAGAAACAGTGATGAGAAAACTGAAGAGAAGAAGACTGACAGTTCTCTGGTGGTAAATGGGAAGCAAGGGTCTGATACTGTGATCAATACTAAGTGTGATACTGACACTAGCTCAGTGAAGGAGCAGTTGAGATATGATGATGCTAGTGATGAGGACAAAGATGTCGACACGTCCGAGAAAAGCGATGGACGCAAACCATCGGTGGATCACATTGAGGACTTTCCTCTGGATGTAGCTGTGAAAGACTCGACTGTGAGTGCTATTGTCAGTGACTTGCAGGAGAATAAAGCTGGGGTTCCATCAGCCACTGACTCTGGGATCCTCATGGACTTAGGTACCAGCAGTTCCAGCCTAGCACCTGGACCAGTCAACGGTCTCTCTCATAATGGTGATGCCAAGGATCTGGTGGATTCAAG CATTAGTATGAAATCAGTGGAGAGTGTGACAGCCCCCATGAATGATGGCATGACAGAGAGTGGACTCGTCACCTCACAGAACGACTTTGAGGAAATCATCGACCTGTCTGTAACCAACAGCAACAAGAACATCCAGCTGAACTGCGGGCAGGAGtccaggggagacaactctgaagATCTTCTCAACTTCAACAACCTTGATGGTGCCAGTGAGGACAACACCAACAGAACACCTTTAATTGCTTTTGAAGAAAACTCAGCAGCAAGACAAGATGTCAAAG ATCTCCTCTCATGA
- the LOC137287240 gene encoding ensconsin-like isoform X9, giving the protein MTMETEQIVDPDKSWRRSTKSLFKSIKHAFGVSSKKKQLLNAALDSSSTSDDLSQEQKENVSAVDDGSFLSYEPDAQSPTQISTDMGDMKTVDSPPSETHDLGPGGDMRPISSPLSETQGMGPVNDMSDKKTVGSPSSETQVMGPAGDFKRSPRPGTDTQSVDTRLSGVSGSSKADSNNSSRPTSAASSRSPLHKEKDAAKRSKEREREERVRQARERMAEERRKKFEELKEQQRLAQENRERQLEMRRRKIAELRQREEERRAGVEERRKRKEATERQRREEIICRAQERVARYEQWKLGGRKGGSGHVFGFGSRTPREICQPSERPKRSSSHSALIRRSPNGSDSDYARPQRRALSACSTVRRHCCIDINHITGPCPGENPPSKHLSVSMSVLYHKRNPDFASSGMLNNRPDSLLALNAIPEGRRSILASSNPPPQRPKSTVGLNSVRLREQKPRKPRPASIASSMPSFMRVEIPNQASPRSKSTDRLSRADKPNRTPRKSLGSQIMERKKEEEKKENGTDIEKKQTLKLNRRSIDRLSQPKQIREKPEAEAKAEGTPAPKLPSKPILKDKSKEAPVGAPQVVIEDDKAAMSRSAHETMSRSVMDISSKPTPDIMSKSVDMSSMSKSTQDISVEEYKAKLAEKRRQAREKAEREAEIERQRLEEERLAEEARLKAEEEEQRRQEEESLRLAEDARRAEEERLRKAIEAEETRKREEAERLEQERMAKEEAEQRAKEESERQEKERQERMKKEEEERQERKKRLEMIMKRVKTDGSESPKTQSPAKSATSSPSKSGESSTESSAEDGTEETMTTTVTTTGSVTNIVTTISSEDSRPDSGPSSPRGSSPLPSTPNEKAERQDGGETPKFRSPLLQQLVDSKSSSSSSDRPKFKSPLLQNLLGKNKLAARNSDEKTEEKKTDSSLVVNGKQGSDTVINTKCDTDTSSVKEQLRYDDASDEDKDVDTSEKSDGRKPSVDHIEDFPLDVAVKDSTVSAIVSDLQENKAGVPSATDSGILMDLGTSSSSLAPGPVNGLSHNGDAKDLVDSSISMKSVESVTAPMNDGMTESGLVTSQNDFEEIIDLSVTNSNKNIQLNCGQESRGDNSEDLLNFNNLDGASEDNTNRTPLIAFEENSAARQDVKDLLS; this is encoded by the exons aattgcTAAATGCCGCCTTGGATTCCTCTTCAACAAGTGACGACCTGTCACAAGAACAGAAAGAAAATGTGTCAGCAGTTGACGATGGATCTTTCCTGAGCTATGAACCAGATGCTCAGAGTCCAACACAAATCAGCACAGACATGGGTGACATGAAAACAGTCGACTCACCCCCAAGTGAAACGCATGACTTGGGGCCAGGTGGTGACATGAGACCCATAAGCTCACCCTTAAGTGAAACACAAGGCATGGGACCTGTCAATGACATGAGTGACAAGAAAACAGTAGGCTCACCTTCGAGTGAAACACAAGTCATGGGGCCCGCTGGAGACTTCAAACGTAGTCCCCGGCCCGGGACAGACACCCAGTCAGTGGACACACGGCTATCTGGGGTGTCGGGAAGTAGTAAGGCTGACTCCAACAACTCCAGTAGACCAACGTCTGCTGCCAGCTCAAGAAGCCCACTACATAAGGAAAAAG ATGCAGCCAAGAGATcgaaagaaagagaaagagaagaACGAGTACGTCAGGCCCGAGAAAGGATGGCAGAAGAGAGAAGGAAGAAATTTGAAGAGCTTAAGGAACAACAACGTCTTGCCCAAGAAAACAGGGAGAGACAGCTTGAGATGAGAAGGCGCAAAATTGCTGAGCTTCGTCAGCGTGAAGAAGAACGCAGAGCTGGTGTTGAGGAGAGGAGAAAGAGAAAAGAAGCAACTGAAAGA CAACGTCGGGAGGAAATCATCTGCAGGGCGCAGGAGCGAGTGGCCCGGTATGAGCAGTGGAAACTCGGGGGACGGAAAGGTGGGAGTGGTCACGTTTTCGGCTTTGGTAGCCGCACACCTCGTGAGATTTGCCAGCCTTCTGAGCGACCAAAGCGGTCATCTTCTCATAGTGCGCTTATACGCCGCTCTCCTAATGGTTCCGACTCGGACTATGCTCGACCGCAGCGTCGTGCTCTGTCTGCGTGTAGCACTGTTCGACGGCACTGTTGTATTGACATTAACCATATTACTG GACCTTGCCCTGGTGAGAATCCCCCTTCCAAGCATTTGTCGGTCTCCATGAGTGTGCTTTATCACAAACGAAACCCAGACTTTGCTTCCTCGGGTATGCTTAACAACAGACCAGATTCTTTGTTGG CTCTCAACGCCATCCCAGAGGGTCGTCGATCTATTCTAGCATCCAGCAATCCTCCACCTCAACGTCCAAAGAGCACAGTGGGCCTTAACTCAGTTCGCCTAAGAGAACAGAAACCTCGTAAGCCGCGTCCGGCCAGTATCGCTAGCAGTATGCCCAGCTTTATGCGAGTGGAGATACCCAACCAGGCATCCCCACGGAGCAAGAGCACTGACAGGCTCTCGAGAG CAGACAAACCTAATAGAACTCCTCGGAAGTCTTTAGGCAGTCAAATCATGGAGAGAAAGAAGGAGGAAGAGAAGAAGGAGAATGGGACAGACATAGAGAAGAAACAAACCCTGAAGTTGAATCGACGGTCAATTGACAGGCTGTCTCAGCCAAAACAGATCCGAGAGAAACCAGAAGCCGAGGCCAAGGCTGAAGGAACACCTGCTCCTAAG CTGCCTTCGAAACCAATACTGAAGGATAAGTCTAAGGAGGCACCTGTTGGAGCCCCACAGGTTGTGATAGAGGATGACAAGGCTGCAATGTCTCGATCAGCCCACGAGACCATGTCCCGGTCAGTGATGGACATCTCGTCCAAGCCCACGCCAGACATCATGTCTAAGTCAGTTGACATGTCCAGTATGTCCAAGTCCACCCAGGACATCTCTGTAGAGGAGTACAAGGCCAAGCTTGCTGAGAAACGACGTCAGGCAAGAGAGAAAGCTGAAAGAGAAGCTGAGATTGAGAGACAGAGGCTTGAAGAAGAAAG GCTTGCAGAGGAAGCACGTCTGAAGGCAGAGGAAGAAGAGCAGCGCCGCCAGGAGGAAGAGTCTTTGCGTCTAGCTGAGGATGCCCGCAGGGCCGAGGAAGAGAGGCTCAGGAAGGCCATCGAAGCTGAAGAAACTCGCAAGAGGGAGGAAGCTGAGAGACTGGAACAGGAGAGAATGGCT AAAGAAGAGGCCGAGCAGCGAGCCAAGGAAGAGTCTGAGAGACAGGAGAAGGAGAGACAAGAGAGGATGAAGAAAGAGGAGGAAGAACGCCAGGAGAGGAAGAAG CGTCTGGAGATGATCATGAAGAGAGTGAAGACTGATGGAAGTGAATCACCCAAG ACTCAATCTCCTGCCAAGTCTGCTACCAGCTCTCCCAGCAAGAGCGGTGAGTCCTCAACTGAGAGTTCAGCCGAAGATGGCACTGAGGAAACCATGACAACAACTGTCACGACAACTGGTAGTGTGACCAACATCGTCACCACCATTTCATCTGAAGACAGCCGACCTGACTCTGGTCCAAGTTCCCCCCGAGGGTCATCTCCCCTACCTTCCACTCCCAATGAAAAAGCCGAGCGGCAAGATGGAGGGGAGACACCTAAGTTCCGCTCTCCCTTGCTCCAGCAGCTGGTGGATAGCAAATCATCCAGTAGTTCCTCTGACAGACCTAAGTTCAAGTCGCCATTACTTCAGAACCTCCTTGGCAAGAACAAGCTAGCTGCTAGAAACAGTGATGAGAAAACTGAAGAGAAGAAGACTGACAGTTCTCTGGTGGTAAATGGGAAGCAAGGGTCTGATACTGTGATCAATACTAAGTGTGATACTGACACTAGCTCAGTGAAGGAGCAGTTGAGATATGATGATGCTAGTGATGAGGACAAAGATGTCGACACGTCCGAGAAAAGCGATGGACGCAAACCATCGGTGGATCACATTGAGGACTTTCCTCTGGATGTAGCTGTGAAAGACTCGACTGTGAGTGCTATTGTCAGTGACTTGCAGGAGAATAAAGCTGGGGTTCCATCAGCCACTGACTCTGGGATCCTCATGGACTTAGGTACCAGCAGTTCCAGCCTAGCACCTGGACCAGTCAACGGTCTCTCTCATAATGGTGATGCCAAGGATCTGGTGGATTCAAG CATTAGTATGAAATCAGTGGAGAGTGTGACAGCCCCCATGAATGATGGCATGACAGAGAGTGGACTCGTCACCTCACAGAACGACTTTGAGGAAATCATCGACCTGTCTGTAACCAACAGCAACAAGAACATCCAGCTGAACTGCGGGCAGGAGtccaggggagacaactctgaagATCTTCTCAACTTCAACAACCTTGATGGTGCCAGTGAGGACAACACCAACAGAACACCTTTAATTGCTTTTGAAGAAAACTCAGCAGCAAGACAAGATGTCAAAG ATCTCCTCTCATGA